The uncultured Sphaerochaeta sp. genome includes the window TGGCGGGAGCAGCTTCCTGGGCACCGGCTGCAAATACAAGTGAACCCATTGCCATCATGACAATCAAAAAGGCAATAAACAGATGTTTTTTCATTGATTCATTCTCCTTTGGTGTTACCGTAATCATTGGGGAGAAACATTTCTCCCATCATTTTCTTTGGTACTCCTTTATACTAAACCGGTTTTATAAACCGGTCAACTTAATTCGTATATAACTTTCAGTAGTATATTATTTCTCATAGTACTACCCTTTTCATGTATTCTGTTCTACCGATAACAGAACCAATCTCAAAGAAACAAAGCGTTCACTTGTATTCAAGATTATTATTTGAGAGACAAGAGGAGTTATATTTTTAGTACATTGGTAATAATAAAGGGTTTGTCTGTTTTTCCTCAGTTGGTGAACACCTCTACTCGGTTTCTCCCCATCTCCTTGGCACGATAGAGGGCCTTATCAACCTGACGGAATATCTTGACCTCGGAATCGTCAGGAAGTACGGGAGAGACCCCGAAACTGGCGGTAATCTTTCCCACCTGTTCAAATACGTGGTTCTCAATGTTCTCTCGTAATGATTCTGCGAGAGCCTTTCCATCACGCTTGGTAAGAATGAGAAACTCCTCCCCTCCCCAACGCGCAAGTGATTCATCTTCCAGCAGTTGGTCTTTTACTAAAGCAGAGATTTCTTTCAGGAGAAGATCCCCCCGTTGATGACCAAAGGTATCGTTGACCAGTTTGAAATGATCCAGATCAAAGAGGATAAGTGCAGATACTGCAGTACCACCTTTCTTGTTCTTCAATAGCTCTGAAATTATGCTGTCTATCTTGCGTCTGTTGAGTAATCCGGTCAGTGCATCCTGTTCACTGAGCATACGCAGTTGTTGGTTTTGTTCTTCAATAAGCCTGATATGCTTCTGTTCCTGTCTATAATAACGATAGTTAAGCGCTGAAACAGTCCAGGCAATTCCATTGTTTATGACAAAATCGGTACGAAAAGGAACATTGTTTGCAAGCAGTGAATGCGAGTTCACCATAACAATCGAGGCAATGGTAAACGTACCATAAAGAATACCAGACTGGACATAATCCAGAAGAAAGAAGACAGCTCCGCCATAGATGAACGCTAGATAAAGCGTGGGAATATTCAAGAGGATTCCTTTATTTGCAAACATCCTATTGAGAGCAATAACCATGCCAAGCGCAAGGGGCAGCATTTCAAAAAATGGATAACCCATTCCAGAGATGGTTTCTTTAGGCTTGCTTATCACAAGGCTGATGAGACAGAGAAATGAAATAAGAAAGGCACTGAGGAAGTACTGGGCTCTCACAGGAGTACCTGGCTGTATTAAAAATATACCATAGAGCAACTGTTCTACAGCAAGCAATGCTGAGATTATTCTGGTAGCTTTCAAGTTTCTGATGAAACGTTTGGTTCTCTGGTCGAAGGGAGTCATAAACTCATATATACCCTATTTCCTCCCACACGTCAGCTAAAAAGATCGACCAATGGTGATTATCTTAGTGAAAATTGCAGAAAACAGGAGAGAGACCGAATAGTCCCTCCCCTATTGGTAAAAGCAAGAGATTACTTGTTGATCAGACGAACCAACAAATCATGAATCTGCTTGCCACCCTCTGCAGCTGAAATTTCACCAAAGGCAACTCTCTGATAAATCAGAAAGAGTGTGCTATTGAACTCAGTGTCATTGGGCACATGGTCTGTCTCTGCTGAGGAGTGGGGACCTGCAACCTGCATGTAATCAAGAACTTTCTGATCTGCTGGGGTTGCTGCACCAGCTGCACGAGCAGTAGCTGAAGCGCTTGCTCCCCTGTTGCTTCCAAGAATCAAAGCTGCATCAGGATCATTGACCAAGAAGTTGATAAACTTCACCGTTTCTTCCGGATTCTTTGAATCCTTGTTTACGGTATAGAACTGACTAGGAGCTTGCCAAAGAGCCTTGGTGGCTGCAGCGCCTGGAAACTCCATGAGCTCAAGCTCATCGGTTGTTGCTGCTTGATACCCACCAAGTTGGTTGGTATAGAGATACCCAATGGCTACCTTTCCAGCAATCAAGGCAGAGGAGTCTGCATTGTTCTCTGCAAAACCAGCGGCTACATCAGGGGGCGGTACCAGACCATTCTTACGATAATCAGCGAACAGCTCAAGGTACTTCTGAGCATCATAAGCTGTTACATCAGTACTGGAAGAAGCTGCATCATAGAGAGGAGTACCATTATATCGGGTCCAGTATCCAAATGGTGTGGAATTGGTAGACATAACACCAATATCCTGCATTGGATAAACACCACGAGGCAGTTTGCTCTTGAGCAATACCAAATAGTCACGGAACTCATCGTACGTCAAAGATCTCTTTGGAAGAGGAACCCCTGCTCTCTCAATCATGGACTTGTTATAAACCAATGCCGGCATCGTAACACCAGTAGAGACGCCAAGAAGCTTCCCATCAATGGTACCACTAGCAACAGCACTTGGGTCGATAACTGCAGTATCCAACAAGGTTCCAGCATACTGATCCAATGGGAGAAGCACATCCGCATAGTCGTAAATGTTTCCACCCATCTGGATAATATCAGGACCATTTCCACCTGCAAGCTGTGTATCTACTTTTACAAAGTGATCACCAGCTCCACCGGAAACCTCAGGGTTTACCTTGACTCCTGGATTTCGGCTCTCGTACAGATCAATGGCTTCCTGACTGATGGTGACTCTCTCTCCACTGCCCCAATAGGCCCAGCGGACAGTAGTCTCCCCAGTCTCTGCTGCTTGTTCCTTGGTGCCTGCACCAAAAACCAATGAAGCACTCAGTAAAACGAAAAGCAAAACCAATAAGGTCTTTTTCATAGAAACCTCCTATGTTTCTGGGATGCTATCATCCCTTGATACCAGTAGTAGCGATACCTCTGACAAAATACTTCTGCAAGGAGAAAAACAAAATGAATGCAGGAATGAGCGAAAGCACAGACATAGCAAACATCGGCCCCCAGGAAGACATGCCAGAAGCGTCCAAAAACAGTCTCAGTCCCATGGGGACAGTATATTTATCAGGACTGGTCAAGTAGAGCAACTGGTTGAAGAAATCGTCCCAAGTCCATAAGAATGAAAATAATAACGTTGTAATCAAGGCGGGTAACGTGAGCGGCATGATAATCCTTGTATAGATACCGAACTTACTGCATCCATCGATAACCGCACTTTCGTCAATATCCTTTGGTAATCCTCTGATGAACTGTACCAACAGGAAGATAAAGAATGCATCAGTAGCAAAGAACTTCGGTACCACAATAGGCAAGAACGTGTTAATCCAACCAAAGTTGCGAAACATGATATAACGAGGAATTGTTGTAACATGGGATGGCAACATCAGGGTAATCATCATAAGTGCAAACCAGTACTTCTTCCCAGCAAACTTCAGTCTGGCGAATGCATAGGCTGTCAACGAACAGAACATTGCGTTGGCTAAAGCACTGAGTAAGCAGATGGTAAAGGAGTTCTTGAAGAAGGTATCAAATCCTACGATACCTATGCCGTTCCACCCAACTGGATAGTTTTCAGTGGTGAATTCCTTAGGCCAAAGGGATGGATCGGTAAAGATCATATTGCTTGGCTTAAACGAGGCCCCGACCAACCAGAGGATCGGATAAAGCATACTTACCCCAAGGACGATGATGAATGCATTCAGCAGCAGCCTGTTGATTTTTTCTTTTCTCTTCAGCATACCCTACTCCCCTGTTCCATAGGATACCAAGGCACCCGAGAATCTGAACGAAAGTGCAGTAAGCCCAGCAATAATAATAAGCAAGACCCAAGCCATTGCCGCGGCATATCCCATTTCAGCAAACCCAAATCCCTTGATATACAGATACAGGCTGTAGAACATCGTTGAGTCAAGAGGACCTCCCGAACCTCCGCTAACAATAAAGGCTTGGGTAAATGATTGAAATGCGCTGATCATTTACATGACAAAATTGAAGAAGATGATAGGTGAGAGTGAAGGAAGTGTAATGGCGAAGAACTGCCGAATCTTCCCTGCCCCATCAACGCTGGAGGCCTCGTAGAACTCCCTGGGAATTTGTTGCAAGCCTGCTAGGAATATGATCATGGGTGAACCAAACTGCCAAATTGCAAGAAGAATCAAGGTATAGAGTGCATACTTTGGATTCGATATCCAGGCAGGAAGCATCTCAAGTCCCAGTGTTCTTTCCAGAATCATGTTCAACACCCCGTCTCCAGCAAAAAGTCGTCTCCACAGGACTGCTATGGCGACACTTCCACCCAAGAGGGTTGGAATATAGTAGAGCGCACGGTAGAGCGGAATCAACTTGAGCTTTTTGTTCATAAGCATGGCAACAGCCAATGCGAACACCAACTTCAAGGGCACGGAGATGAATACAAACTTGAATGTAACGATCATCGAATTTACGAAGCGATCGTCACGAGGAAGTATATCGGTTCCAGCAAACATGACCAGATAATTCCTCAGCCCAATCCATTCAGGAGGTGTGCGGATATTGAACTGGGTAAATGAAAGATAGAGTGAGTAACACACTCAAATTCCCGTCTCAGTTGTAACTAGGATTTGAATAATTCTTTTAAATAGTTGCAGATAATGGCAGAAAGTACGTGACAAAAGCATCAAACATAGATATAATTGTATCTATGAAAGATGCCAATGCAAAACCGATGAAAATCATCCGTGTCACCAACAAGAAGAACGGTGTCACCTACCTTTACGAGGACCAGGCCTTCTGGAACAGCGAGAAGATGCGCGGCGAGCACAAGCGCAAGTGTATCGGCCGCCTCGGGCCTGACGGAAGCGAGATATACAACGATTTCTACTTGGCCAGGGAGGAAGCCGTCAAGGCCGAGAATCCGCTTGTCTCGAAAACCACCCTGATGGGACAGAACCTCATCCTGGACAAGGTGGTCAAGGACGTCGGCATCAAGGGGGTACTCAAGGAAGCATTCGGACCCTATGACGCCGATGCCATCCTCCAGCTTGCAAGGTACAGCGTCTGCGAGGGAAAGGCCCTCAGCAGAGCCGAGGACTGGCTGAATGACCGCGGCTTCAACGGCAGGGCCCTTTGCTCGCAGCGCATCAGCGAGCTGCTTGCCTCCCTGTCCGATGACAGGCGCAACACCTTCTTCAAGCTTTGGATCAACAAGCAGGCGAAGAAAAAGGCACTGTTGTTCGATATAACCTCGATTTCGTCCTATGGGAAAAACAATACCTATGTGGAACGAGGGTACAACCGGGACCACGAGAACCTGAGACAGATCAATCTAGGACTGCTCAGTGCACACTCGTCGAACGTCCCTCTCTGGTATTCGGAGCTGCCCGGAAGCATGGCGGACTCCATCGTGCTTGCCCATGTGCTGGGCAGCCTGGAAAAGCTCGATGTGAAGGACATCAACCTGGTGGGGGACCGGGGGTTCTACAGCGAGGCGAACCTCAGGAACATAGCAGGGAAGGGGCAAAAGTTCACCATCCCCGTACCCTCCAGCCTCAAGTGGCAGAAAGAATTGATCGACAAGGTCAGGGACTCAATCCGGAGACCCGCCAACATCATCCGCAATCCCGAGGACGACAAGTCCTACATCTATGGCCTCACCGACTACAAGACCGAGTCCTACGGCAGGACCTGGAGGCATGTCTACTTCGACCCCGTCAGGAAGGAGCAGGACATCGCATCGCTGATGCTCAAGCTGAGAAAGTGTGAGGAGGAGCTTGCAAGCGGGGATACCTTCGAGAAGCACAAGAACCTGTACGACACCTACTTCACTGTCAAGGAGACCCCCAAGAGGGGAAGGAAAGTCAGCCTGAACGAACAGGCCGTCAATGCCTACATCAACGGCTACAGCGGGTTCTGGATCATCCTCACCAATGCGGAGAAAGATGCATCGAAGGCCCTGGGACACTACAACCGCAGGTGCGACATCGAGTTCCACTTCGACGACATGAAGAACCTGTTGGACTGCAACAGGCTCAATGTCCATGGTGAGAAAACCATGAAAGGGAGGCTGTTCGTCAACTTCATCACCCTCATCCTGCTCAATGAGCTGAGAGGCAAGGTCTCGGCCATCAAGCCCAGGGACAGGAAGTATTGGGATTCGAGGGACATGTTGAACAAGGTGGCAA containing:
- a CDS encoding GGDEF domain-containing protein gives rise to the protein MTPFDQRTKRFIRNLKATRIISALLAVEQLLYGIFLIQPGTPVRAQYFLSAFLISFLCLISLVISKPKETISGMGYPFFEMLPLALGMVIALNRMFANKGILLNIPTLYLAFIYGGAVFFLLDYVQSGILYGTFTIASIVMVNSHSLLANNVPFRTDFVINNGIAWTVSALNYRYYRQEQKHIRLIEEQNQQLRMLSEQDALTGLLNRRKIDSIISELLKNKKGGTAVSALILFDLDHFKLVNDTFGHQRGDLLLKEISALVKDQLLEDESLARWGGEEFLILTKRDGKALAESLRENIENHVFEQVGKITASFGVSPVLPDDSEVKIFRQVDKALYRAKEMGRNRVEVFTN
- a CDS encoding extracellular solute-binding protein, with translation MKKTLLVLLFVLLSASLVFGAGTKEQAAETGETTVRWAYWGSGERVTISQEAIDLYESRNPGVKVNPEVSGGAGDHFVKVDTQLAGGNGPDIIQMGGNIYDYADVLLPLDQYAGTLLDTAVIDPSAVASGTIDGKLLGVSTGVTMPALVYNKSMIERAGVPLPKRSLTYDEFRDYLVLLKSKLPRGVYPMQDIGVMSTNSTPFGYWTRYNGTPLYDAASSSTDVTAYDAQKYLELFADYRKNGLVPPPDVAAGFAENNADSSALIAGKVAIGYLYTNQLGGYQAATTDELELMEFPGAAATKALWQAPSQFYTVNKDSKNPEETVKFINFLVNDPDAALILGSNRGASASATARAAGAATPADQKVLDYMQVAGPHSSAETDHVPNDTEFNSTLFLIYQRVAFGEISAAEGGKQIHDLLVRLINK
- a CDS encoding carbohydrate ABC transporter permease, translated to MLKRKEKINRLLLNAFIIVLGVSMLYPILWLVGASFKPSNMIFTDPSLWPKEFTTENYPVGWNGIGIVGFDTFFKNSFTICLLSALANAMFCSLTAYAFARLKFAGKKYWFALMMITLMLPSHVTTIPRYIMFRNFGWINTFLPIVVPKFFATDAFFIFLLVQFIRGLPKDIDESAVIDGCSKFGIYTRIIMPLTLPALITTLLFSFLWTWDDFFNQLLYLTSPDKYTVPMGLRLFLDASGMSSWGPMFAMSVLSLIPAFILFFSLQKYFVRGIATTGIKG
- a CDS encoding sugar ABC transporter permease, producing the protein MCYSLYLSFTQFNIRTPPEWIGLRNYLVMFAGTDILPRDDRFVNSMIVTFKFVFISVPLKLVFALAVAMLMNKKLKLIPLYRALYYIPTLLGGSVAIAVLWRRLFAGDGVLNMILERTLGLEMLPAWISNPKYALYTLILLAIWQFGSPMIIFLAGLQQIPREFYEASSVDGAGKIRQFFAITLPSLSPIIFFNFVM
- a CDS encoding IS1634 family transposase; protein product: MKDANAKPMKIIRVTNKKNGVTYLYEDQAFWNSEKMRGEHKRKCIGRLGPDGSEIYNDFYLAREEAVKAENPLVSKTTLMGQNLILDKVVKDVGIKGVLKEAFGPYDADAILQLARYSVCEGKALSRAEDWLNDRGFNGRALCSQRISELLASLSDDRRNTFFKLWINKQAKKKALLFDITSISSYGKNNTYVERGYNRDHENLRQINLGLLSAHSSNVPLWYSELPGSMADSIVLAHVLGSLEKLDVKDINLVGDRGFYSEANLRNIAGKGQKFTIPVPSSLKWQKELIDKVRDSIRRPANIIRNPEDDKSYIYGLTDYKTESYGRTWRHVYFDPVRKEQDIASLMLKLRKCEEELASGDTFEKHKNLYDTYFTVKETPKRGRKVSLNEQAVNAYINGYSGFWIILTNAEKDASKALGHYNRRCDIEFHFDDMKNLLDCNRLNVHGEKTMKGRLFVNFITLILLNELRGKVSAIKPRDRKYWDSRDMLNKVATYSRIHFTGTYKDLWTVPTKAQRLVFDLLKIEYHWKGETMNVEELNKAIDDDEQEGEET